The following proteins are co-located in the bacterium genome:
- a CDS encoding ABC transporter permease, with amino-acid sequence MAHLAVRRSWQALIVLLWALTAVFFLVRLTGDPTLLYIPENSTQEEIARLRHAFGFDRPLWEQYARFLSGALRGDFGASLRYDQPALPLVLNRLPNTAELALATLVIIVGVGIPVGVLAATRRNSWWDTGSMIAAMTGQSLPSYWLGIMLILLFAVRLGWLPAAGRGNPLSVILPAVTLAAYSTARLARVVRSEMLEILGREFIRTAESKGLRPVMILRKHALRNALIPVVTLLGLELGFLLGGAIIVESVFAWPGVGSLVIQAVNNRDYPVVQADAFLVALIFVIANLLVDLLYGVLDPRVRYG; translated from the coding sequence ATGGCCCATCTCGCTGTGCGCCGGAGCTGGCAAGCACTGATCGTCTTGTTGTGGGCGTTGACGGCGGTCTTCTTTCTTGTTCGTTTAACGGGTGACCCCACGCTGCTCTACATTCCCGAGAACTCCACGCAAGAAGAGATCGCGCGTCTCCGCCATGCATTTGGATTCGATCGGCCGCTCTGGGAGCAATATGCTCGGTTCCTGTCCGGTGCGCTCCGTGGCGATTTTGGCGCCTCTCTCCGGTATGATCAACCGGCGCTCCCCCTGGTGCTCAATCGGTTACCGAATACCGCTGAACTGGCCCTCGCGACGCTCGTCATTATCGTTGGCGTTGGAATTCCGGTAGGGGTGCTAGCCGCCACACGGCGGAACTCCTGGTGGGATACTGGCTCTATGATCGCGGCGATGACGGGGCAGTCGTTGCCAAGTTACTGGCTCGGGATCATGCTTATCCTGCTGTTTGCAGTCAGACTCGGCTGGTTACCCGCCGCCGGGCGAGGGAATCCATTGAGCGTGATCCTGCCCGCGGTGACCCTTGCCGCGTATTCCACAGCCAGGCTTGCCCGAGTCGTCCGGTCCGAGATGCTCGAGATCTTGGGGAGAGAGTTTATTCGCACTGCCGAATCGAAGGGCCTCCGCCCGGTAATGATCCTGCGAAAGCACGCACTGCGAAACGCCCTCATCCCGGTGGTGACTCTCCTCGGTCTCGAGCTTGGGTTCCTGTTGGGAGGGGCGATCATCGTGGAGTCTGTGTTCGCGTGGCCTGGGGTCGGGAGCTTGGTGATCCAAGCGGTGAACAACCGCGATTACCCCGTGGTCCAGGCCGACGCCTTCCTCGTAGCGCTGATCTTCGTCATTGCCAACCTCCTGGTAGATCTGCTATATGGGGTACTCGATCCCCGGGTTCGTTATGGTTGA
- a CDS encoding CoA transferase — MPLSAGPLAGLTVLDLSTIVSGGTATSMLADFGAEVLKIEHPRQGDPLRSWGPFMAGQSVWWKVMSRNKKSVTLNLSLPKGQRLLADLARRADVLVENFRPGTLEKWELGPDRLMEINPRLVILRISGFGQTGPYSHRPGFGTVAEAMSGLVAISGFPESSPLVPPIPLADQVSGLVGAMAVLMAIHHRGRSARGQVIDVSLYEPLFRLLIPYVTQYAALGIQAQRTGNQFPHAAPRDLYRARDGGWVALSATSQRVFERLARAIGRPELVADPRFRDNAARVEHREPLDAILAQWMAARTQDEILAQLEESGAVAGPVYDIPRILRDPHYAARDNVIAAPDPELGDIRMVGIIPKFSDTPGGVRASGPRLGHHNGEIYREWLGLGEEDLEHLRADGVI; from the coding sequence ATGCCCCTCTCTGCTGGACCTCTCGCGGGCCTCACGGTGCTCGATCTCTCGACGATTGTCTCGGGAGGTACTGCGACCTCCATGCTTGCCGACTTCGGTGCGGAAGTGCTGAAGATCGAACACCCTCGCCAAGGCGATCCGCTCCGGTCCTGGGGACCATTTATGGCGGGACAGTCGGTCTGGTGGAAGGTCATGTCCCGAAACAAGAAGTCGGTCACGCTGAACCTCAGCCTCCCGAAGGGACAACGGCTCCTTGCCGATCTCGCCCGGCGCGCCGACGTTTTGGTGGAGAACTTCCGACCTGGCACCCTGGAGAAATGGGAGCTCGGCCCCGATCGTCTCATGGAGATCAACCCGAGGCTCGTGATCCTCCGCATCTCCGGGTTCGGCCAGACCGGCCCGTACAGTCACCGGCCGGGGTTCGGGACCGTTGCGGAGGCAATGAGCGGGCTTGTGGCGATCAGCGGGTTTCCGGAGTCATCTCCGCTCGTACCGCCAATCCCCCTGGCCGACCAGGTCTCCGGGCTTGTCGGCGCGATGGCCGTGCTCATGGCCATTCATCATCGCGGGCGCTCCGCCCGCGGCCAGGTCATCGACGTCAGTCTCTACGAGCCCCTGTTTCGGCTCCTCATCCCGTATGTGACCCAGTACGCCGCTCTCGGAATTCAAGCACAGCGCACCGGCAACCAGTTCCCGCACGCCGCGCCTCGCGACCTCTACCGGGCCCGCGACGGCGGTTGGGTCGCGCTCTCCGCCACCAGCCAACGAGTCTTCGAGCGCTTGGCCCGAGCAATCGGACGGCCGGAGCTTGTTGCGGATCCTCGCTTCAGAGATAATGCGGCCCGCGTCGAGCACCGGGAACCACTTGATGCGATCCTGGCCCAGTGGATGGCGGCGCGAACGCAGGACGAGATCCTCGCACAGCTGGAGGAAAGCGGCGCCGTAGCCGGTCCAGTGTACGACATTCCGCGTATCCTCCGCGATCCGCACTACGCGGCGCGAGACAATGTCATCGCCGCACCTGACCCGGAACTCGGAGACATCAGGATGGTAGGGATCATCCCCAAGTTTTCCGACACACCGGGAGGCGTTCGCGCCTCAGGGCCCCGACTGGGGCACCACAACGGCGAAATCTATCGAGAATGGCTTGGGTTGGGAGAAGAGGATCTTGAGCATCTCCGCGCCGATGGGGTCATCTGA
- a CDS encoding ABC transporter permease, producing MGYSIPGFVMVDRATTAVVKHRRQARPGVLAAEGVLGLIVLLAILPNAFAPHSALDQDLATRLRPPAWLAGGSWDHVLGTDALGRDVLSRIIFGARVSLAVGVMAVVVSGVLGVGLGVIAGYFRGHVDDLIMRVTEVQLSFPFILAAVAIVSVLGAGLRNIILVLGLTGWTTYARVVRGAALALREQEFLEAARAVGCSHFRVMRRYILPNIMGTVLVLGTFALATFVIAESALSYLGLGVQPPTPTWGGMLADGYLYLRTAWWITTFPGLVLMLTVLSINVIGDWARDVFDPRLRNIL from the coding sequence ATGGGGTACTCGATCCCCGGGTTCGTTATGGTTGATCGGGCCACGACCGCAGTCGTAAAACACCGGCGGCAGGCCCGGCCGGGCGTGCTGGCTGCCGAAGGTGTCTTAGGGCTGATTGTTCTTCTCGCGATCCTGCCAAATGCGTTTGCGCCGCACAGCGCTTTGGATCAAGACTTGGCGACCCGGCTGAGACCGCCGGCATGGTTGGCGGGTGGAAGCTGGGATCACGTCTTGGGTACCGATGCGCTCGGCCGCGATGTTTTGAGCCGTATCATCTTTGGCGCCCGGGTCTCACTCGCCGTCGGAGTCATGGCCGTCGTCGTATCCGGGGTGCTCGGCGTGGGCCTTGGTGTGATCGCGGGGTATTTCCGTGGTCACGTTGATGACCTTATCATGCGGGTGACGGAGGTTCAGTTGTCGTTTCCATTCATCCTTGCGGCCGTGGCGATCGTCTCGGTCCTGGGAGCCGGTTTGCGGAACATCATCCTGGTTCTCGGGTTGACCGGGTGGACCACGTACGCGAGGGTGGTTCGCGGAGCGGCACTCGCACTTCGCGAGCAGGAGTTTCTTGAGGCGGCCAGAGCGGTTGGCTGCTCCCACTTCCGCGTGATGCGTCGCTATATCCTCCCCAATATTATGGGTACCGTTCTTGTCTTGGGCACGTTCGCACTCGCGACGTTCGTCATCGCTGAGTCAGCCTTGAGCTACCTCGGCCTCGGGGTCCAGCCCCCAACGCCCACGTGGGGGGGGATGTTGGCCGACGGCTACCTCTACTTGAGGACGGCCTGGTGGATCACCACGTTTCCCGGGCTCGTGCTTATGCTGACCGTGCTCTCGATTAACGTCATCGGTGATTGGGCGAGAGATGTGTTTGATCCGCGCTTGCGGAACATACTGTGA